The genomic stretch ACATGATTCACTTGCTTTCACAATGCTAAAGCTTAACACGTGGCTTTCGTGTTTTTTAGTAGTCGCGTAGACAAGATCATTGCTCTTAATCttgataaaaataatccaaGCTAATCCACTATTTACTTTAGTGGATTAATAATTTTTAGCTTGGTTGATTATTTATCCTTCAAATAGTCAATCCTATTCCTGTGTTTTATCAGTTTATCCCTGTATCCTACATGACTCAAAGTAAACGCCTCCCAAGAGGTTCTTTGTCTGACTTTGTAATGATGTCTGTTTCCATGTTTGAACTTGTTTCCTCTAAAACAATTATGGTTCTAATTTTGGCCTTCAGtgaattttattcatatttcataGAAGCTCACAAGGGAGGTAACTTTATCATTGAGTACAAGATGAAAATACTATTTTTTTCAGAATCCAGTAAAAGCAAGGATTATGCCATGTTTACTGCATTCTTTTCCTTTAATAGCTGCACAAATTTGATTGAGCCTAATAGCCTATATTGTCATGTTTATAAGCATTTTTTCAATTGATTGTAACAAAAGATATATGCTAGTTTCAGGCCTGGGTTACCTGTTAGAAGCTTATATTTATGCAACATCAAAGGCTGGTATTCTGCCTACATTCCTACTGAAAAGAATTGATTTATCATGTATTTAATCAGACATTATTTGCAATTCAACTTTCCACTGGtcctattttaaaaatttgcaaACTAAGATTGATGTATTTTACCAAATTTCATGTGGCGAATTCTGTTAGACAGGGAAAATCATGATGTGTCTTTTCaacaatcttattttattttggattttcaACCCTTATGAAGATGAATTCGTAAGTGTTTCCTATTGCACTTCTTGTTAGGTCTTTGGTGAATAGCTTATTATACAAGTCACATGGCAGACGGCCAGGAAAATGATAAGAATATTGAAATAtggaaaataaagaaattgatTAAGGCTCTGGAAGCTGCTAAGGGAAATGGTACCAGCATGATATCCCTTATAATTCCCCCAGGTGATCAGATAGCCCGGGTCACCAAAATGCTTGCAGAAGAGTATGGAACAGCTTCAAATATTAAAAGCAGGGTGAATCGTCAATCGGTGCTAGGTGCAATCACCTCTGCGCAGCAGAGGCTTAAGTTGTACAATAAAGTCCCACCGAATGGACTCGTGCTCTATACTGGAACTATAATAACAGATGATGGAAAAGAGAAAAAGGTCACCTTCGACTTTGCACCTTTTAAGGCCATAAATGCTTCTCTTTACCTTTGTGACAATAAGTTTCATACTGAGCCATTGTCTCAACTCCTGGAATCTGATGAAAAGTTTGGGTTTATTGTCATGGATGGTAATGGGACCCTTTTTGGAACCTTAAGTGGTAATACAAGAGAAGTGCTTCACAAGTTCTCAGTTGATCTTCCAAAGAAACATGGAAGAGGAGGACAATCAGCTCTTCGGTTTGCTCGTCTTCGAATGGAGAAGCGTCACAACTATGTGAGGAAGACTGCAGAGCTTGCTACTCAATTCTACATTAATCCTGCTACCAGTCAGCCGAATGTATCAGGGTTGATACTTGCTGGGTCAGCTGATTTCAAGACTGAGCTGAGTCAGTCTGATATGTTTGATCCTCGCCTCCAAGCCAAGATACTGAATGTGGTAGATGTATCCTATGGTGGGGAAAATGGTTTCAATCAAGCCATTGAATTATCTGCTGAGATTTTGTCCAATGTTAAGTTCATACAAGAAAAACGCTTGATAGGGAAATTTTTTGAAGAAATCAGTCAAGATACCGGAAAATATGTATTTTCCGTGGATGATACGATAAAAGCTTTGGAGATGGGAGCTGTTGAAACATTGATAGTGTGGGAAAACATGGATATAAATCGTTTTACACTAAAAAATACTGTGACCAATGAGATTGTCATCAAATACTTGAACAAGGAGCAAGAGCATGACCCGAGCAACTTCAAGGATGCTGCATCATCCGGAGAATTGGAGGTTCAAGAGAAAATGCCATTACTGGAGTGGTTTGCTAATGAATATAGAAACTTTGGCTGTTCACTTGAGTTTGTGACAAATCGATCCCAGGAAGGATCACAGTTCTGCCGAGGGTTTGGTGGCATTGGTGGAATTCTTCGTTACCAGCTTGACATTCGATCCTTTGATGAGCCATCCGACGAAGGAGAGTTTTATGACTCAGACTAAGATGAGCCATTCTGCCTGCTTCTATCAAGTGGAATGATTCCAAAAATACCTGACTGCTTGTAAGTCATTGTGGCTCAGAGCCCTCTTTTGTGTCTGTACTTGTTATTTTCACTTGTTGGCTTCTAGTTACctgttttggatttaatttctGCTTTCACCTGTCTCAAGGTAAGTGTTGAATCTTGATAGTTCTACGAGCCTGATTGTGCTTGACATTGCTGCTGGCTATTTGTTTGAATCAGAAACACACTGATCTTTATTACTCCATAGGCCATTTTCTTGTTGCATGCAATGCATATAGCTTTTTTTGCCTTCTGTGTTTTAGTTCTTAAGCGACTAAGAAAACGTTATCCCCACAAGTCGGGCTAGTATGTTTGACGAGTATATGGATTTTTGTATCAAGAATCAAGAGTACATCCTTTCGTTCACTAGGTCATAGCGGTCATAgttcttgttttattttagaGGATATATGATTTAGGTGTCTCTCGATGGAGCTTACTTATCTCCTAAATCCCATTAGTCAAGCTCCACACCTGTAAGTAGTCCTTAAGTTAAGAAGTTTGATCTATTAACAATAAAATCTTGCTCTTTTTGAAACTTTAGTAAAGTAGAAGATTGCATTTGCTCTACCAGTGTCCCCAACAACAGGTCATaagtttataaataaaatagatatataTGAACATTCAAATCCGTATATCACATTTAAGTAGTTTTGTAATTAAATCTTGCTGCATGAATGTTGATCCAATATCCTTAAAGCTGCTGTTTTTTGTCAGtgaattcaaaatttattcaaatgtCACTGTTTTATGGCGAAGTGTGTGTCAAGTTGCAGAAGAGTAGTTAGTTTAGTTGTATTTGAATTATGTGTTGCTCGTGAATAAATAGTAATTGCACCATATAGTTTGGATCTCGAAATTTTCGTGCATCACAACTACAATCACatattttcatctcaaattttattttttttatttccattaactGCTGTTGAATTAGTAAGGTTTAACACATTTTTGATAACCCCTCGTCAAATCCAATTTCTTATAAATGGAGTATTACCTCATCGTTATCTTTCAAAGCGTCTGACAAACAAAATCGCCAATGATGTTTTGTCCAAATTTATGGGAACTGTTAAAAACTTAAAACACAATCACATCAATTTGTGAAAGCCAGAAATTGTAATttctttaagagcatccacattggttatagcccagcaatagcccagtcatagcctagccacaaactccttctgccacatcatcaatactaaaaatcctcctgccacatcagaaatagcccagccatagcctagccatatcataaatagcccagccacatcaatagccacatcactaataacacaatatacggaatttaatttacgagacatatacgagaaacattaataatactattttaatttttaaaaaaaagtacaaaaattttaaaaaagtacattaataaaaaaaaattacgttCAAAATcgcaaaaagtacattacttaaaaaataaaagagagtactcgttaatacaagtggtgcgaatgaaaatacaagtgcaaatcgcgtatatatagtgtttcgaaaataaaaaataaaaaataaaaaatccgctgggctatgcgctgggcgatccgggcgctgcaatggagccgagcggatcgcccagcgcatagcccagcggattttgaccgcctagcgctaggcgaaaaTGATTTTcggaaaaccgctcggcggttttcggctcctccaatggttcgcctagcgaccgcctagcgccggcgctcggctaggcggtgcgctaggcgccattgtggatgctctaacatggTAGTTCTAAAAGAATCAGAATTtgaatataaaaacaattatgACTGACAATCCTTGTTCTCTAGCATGAAAATGGCGTGACATTTCTGAAATATCCCAGGCCAAGGTGGAGATCCATGAAATGTAGATGTCAATGAGGGCGTTGGGTACAATTATTGATGCTATGCTAGTCGATTAAtactatattaaaattattcaaaatattatggTCTATTCCTACCTATGGATAATATTTCATATTTGTCATTTGGTTTGGCGATCTAAGGGGCTGAATTTGTTGAGAAGCAAATGATCTCTTCTAGTGTTTCTTTGGAGTTGTGTTTTTTTCTGACAAGGGAGAAATGTAATACAGTATTGGTGTGTTTTTAGACATGCCATATAAATATACAATAAATGGTCCCCTATTTGTATCAATGTCAATCAAGTTGGAAATTTGAATTGGACTATTTCACCACTCCAGCCTGTTCCAATTGTCTCTCTGTTTATTGAAGCTTACTAGCATCTTACttataaaagtaaaattgaGATGAGAAAGTAGTGAAATAACAGAAAAGGGATCAAATTTGATCCTatatatgatgatgatgttatATTAATGGTCCATAAATTTTCTATCAATTAGTAATTAATCTGTgtaagagagggagagagccaAAAGCATTGATTCTGAGAGCCTAGTTGTTAAAACCTAGTATACACAGTGAATA from Salvia splendens isolate huo1 chromosome 4, SspV2, whole genome shotgun sequence encodes the following:
- the LOC121798873 gene encoding eukaryotic peptide chain release factor subunit 1-3-like, with the protein product MADGQENDKNIEIWKIKKLIKALEAAKGNGTSMISLIIPPGDQIARVTKMLAEEYGTASNIKSRVNRQSVLGAITSAQQRLKLYNKVPPNGLVLYTGTIITDDGKEKKVTFDFAPFKAINASLYLCDNKFHTEPLSQLLESDEKFGFIVMDGNGTLFGTLSGNTREVLHKFSVDLPKKHGRGGQSALRFARLRMEKRHNYVRKTAELATQFYINPATSQPNVSGLILAGSADFKTELSQSDMFDPRLQAKILNVVDVSYGGENGFNQAIELSAEILSNVKFIQEKRLIGKFFEEISQDTGKYVFSVDDTIKALEMGAVETLIVWENMDINRFTLKNTVTNEIVIKYLNKEQEHDPSNFKDAASSGELEVQEKMPLLEWFANEYRNFGCSLEFVTNRSQEGSQFCRGFGGIGGILRYQLDIRSFDEPSDEGEFYDSD